In a single window of the Pseudochaenichthys georgianus chromosome 16, fPseGeo1.2, whole genome shotgun sequence genome:
- the tars2 gene encoding threonine--tRNA ligase 1, cytoplasmic, with translation MAVTQLFRLVVCHSTARATLRVHRRYSQVCSALSERLRVFESLREKQGNKSGAEAAETRLSIQLADGRTVKATAGVTTPLFIAQSSRVKGALVSKVNGELWELGRPLEADCELQLLGFDTDEGRQAAWRTGACVLSGVLQTVFGAEVCREGASELGLYCDHLLENSALSLSDVEEKCKQAAALKLPLTRLELNTEEVRELFQNSKLRLQLVEEQMSGPTVTVYRCGDSLAVCDGPLLPHTGLLKVFKTLQLSPVTLANETESSGLMRLLGVAFPGEKDKEEWERERDEARRRDHRRIGTDQDLFFFNDVSPGSCFFLPKGAYIYNTLTDFIKSEYRRRGFNEVVTPTLYSTALWERSGHWEHYSEHMFTVTSEGSQTYALKPMNCPAHCLMFEQRVRSWRELPLRWADFGALHRNELSGALVGLTRVRRFCQDDAHIFCTPDQLEEEIVACLDFVRSVYQVFGFSFHCLLSTRPTPCLGEPEQWDNAEQQLERSLQHFGERWELNPGDGAFYGPKIDILIKDAIGRQHQCATIQLDFQLPIRFDLQYVGTDGQLHRPVMIHRAVLGSLERMIAILAENFGGRWPLWLSPAQVMVIPVGGNSESYSKGVVRQLREAGFMADLNDDQGATLNKKIRSAQLAQYNYIFVLGDKESESGTVNVRSRGGKQLGRRPTEDVLTALTQLRDSRSNLEDF, from the exons ATGGCGGTGACACAGCTGTTTAGACTGGTTGTCTGTCACTCGACAGCTCGTGCGACACTTCGCGTGCACAGGAGGTACAGCCAG GTGTGCTCGGCTTTATCTGAGCGACTGCGGGTCTTTGAGTCCCTTCGAGAAAAGCAAGGCAATAAGAGCGGAGCTGAAGCTGCAGAAACTCGCCTCAGTATCCAACTGGCTGACGGCCGGACAGTAAAGGCAACAGCCGGTGTCACCACACCTCTCTTTATTGCTCAGAGTTCCCG TGTGAAGGGAGCGCTGGTCAGTAAGGTGAATGGAGAGCTGTGGGAGCTTGGACGGCCCCTAGAGGCAGACTGTGAACTACAGCTGCTGGGGTTTGACACAGATGAGGGGAGACAG gcAGCATGGCGGACAGGAGCCTGCGTCCTGAGCGGAGTGTTGCAGACGGTGTTCGGTGCCGAGGTGTGCAGAGAAGGAGCGTCAGAGCTCGGGCTTTACTGCGACCATTTACTGGAAAACAG TGCCTTGTCTCTGAGTGATGTGGAGGAGAAATGTAAACAAGCCGCAGCCCTTAAACTTCCTCTGACCAGACTGGAGCTGAACACTGAAGAGGTCCGAGAGCTCTTCCAG AACAGTAAACTGAGACTGCAGCTCGTGGAGGAGCAGATGAGCGGCCCCACTGTCACAGTGTACAG ATGTGGAGACAGCCTAGCGGTCTGCGACGGCCCCCTTCTCCCACACACTGGCCTCCTCAAGGTCTTCAAGACACTAcag CTCTCGCCCGTGACCCTGGCCAATGAGACCGAGTCCTCAGGTTTGATGCGTCTTTTAGGTGTGGCCTTTCCAGGAGAGAAGGACAAGGAGGAGTGGGAGAGGGAGCGGGACGAGGCGAGGAGGAGGGACCACAGACGCATCGGGACG GACCAGGACCTGTTCTTCTTTAATGATGTGAGTCCAGGCAGCTGCTTTTTCCTGCCTAAAGGCGCCTACATCTACAACACCCTCACCGACTTCATCAAG AGTGAATACCGAAGGCGAGGATTCAACGAGGTTGTGACCCCAACCCTGTACAGCACTGCATTATGGGAGCGCTCGGGCCACTGGGAGCATTACAGCGAGCACATGTTCACTGTGACGTCCGAGGGCTCTCAGACCTACGCTCTCAAGCCCATGAACTGTCCTGCTCACTG TCTGATGTTTGAACAGCGTGTGCGCTCCTGGAGGGAGCTGCCTCTGCGGTGGGCCGACTTCGGGGCGCTGCACCGCAACGAGCTCTCCGGAGCGCTCGTGGGTCTCACTCGGGTTCGAAGGTTCTGCCAGGACGACGCTCACATCTTCTGCACACCTGATCAG ctggAAGAAGAGATTGTGGCATGTTTGGACTTTGTGAGGAGTGTGTATCAAGTGTTTGGATTTTCCTTCCACTGCCTCCTGTCTACACGTCCTACACCATGTCTCGGGGAGCCTGAGCAATGGGATAATGCTgagcag cagTTGGAAAGGAGTCTGCAGCACTTTGGGGAACGATGGGAGTTGAACCCAGGAGACGGAGCCTTCTACGGACCAAAG ATTGACATCCTGATCAAAGATGCAATTGGCAGGCAACACCAATGTGCCACGATCCAGTTAGACTTCCAGCTGCCGATCAGATTTGACCTTCAGTATGTCGG TACGGACGGACAGTTGCACAGGCCGGTGATGATCCACAGAGCAGTGCTGGGATCTCTGGAGAGGATGATCGCTATACTGGCTGAAAACTTTGGAGGGAGATG GCCCCTTTGGTTGTCCCCAGCGCAGGTCATGGTGATTCCTGTAGGGGGCAACAGTGAGTCGTACAGCAAAGGG GTGGTCCGGCAGCTCCGTGAAGCTGGCTTCATGGCTGACCTCAATGACGATCAGGGAGCCACCTTAAACAAGAAGATCCGCTCTGCTCAGCTGGCCCAGTACAACTACATATTTG TGTTGGGGGATAAGGAGAGTGAGAGTGGGACAGTGAATGTGAGGAGCAGGGGTGGTAAGCAGCTCGGGAGGAGGCCGACAGAGGACGTGCTGACAGCCCTCACACAGCTACGAGACTCCCGGAGCAACCTAGAAGACTTTTGA